A genome region from Populus alba chromosome 3, ASM523922v2, whole genome shotgun sequence includes the following:
- the LOC118054403 gene encoding indole-3-acetic acid-amido synthetase GH3.17 — MICCKNSENSYQKLAFYIPVFHYFKKMLPIFDPNDNEAGLKLLEDLTNNACQIQQQVLEHILTTNLHTGYLKSFLNGDSSRENFKNKVPVVNYEDIKPCIERIANGEPSSIISAQPITELLTSSGTSGGQPKMMPSTAEELERKTFFYNLLVPIMNKYVDGLDQGKGMYLLFTKPEISTPSGLTARPVLTSYYKSSNFRNRAFNRYNVYTSPDETILCPDSKQSMYCQLLCGLVQREEVLRVGAVFASAFLRAIKFLEEYRKELCSNIRTGRLSDWITDSNCRNAVSSFLSKPNSELADLIEVECSGKSCEGIIKKLWPRTKYIEVIVTGSMAQYIPTLEFYSGGLPLVSTMYGSSECYLGINFKPLSNPYDVSYTLIPNMAYFEFLPVDKDNKKVIQDVQCNGAPDHNGKQEEDGKEKDVEAVDLVDVKLGHYYELVVTTFTGLYRYRVGDILMVTGFYNNAPQFRFVHRRNVVLSIDTDKTNEEDLLKAVTQAKALLDPHGLLLTEYTSFADTSSIPGHYVLFWELKAQGTNDLPELDPITMEKCCSTVEESLDSIYRRCRKKDKSIGPLEIRVVTHGTFDALMDFCVSQGSSVNQYKTPRCIKSEESFKILDSRVVGRFFSKKTPFWEPFRIETNL, encoded by the exons ATGATATGTTGTAAGAATAGCGAAAACTCTTACCAAAAACTTGCATTTTATATTCCAGTTTtccattatttcaaaaaaatgttGCCAATCTTTGATCCAAATGATAATGAAGCTGGCTTGAAGCTATTGGAGGACCTAACCAACAATGCATGTCAAATACAACAACAGGTATTGGAGCATATACTGACCACAAATTTGCATACAGGGTATCTTAAAAGCTTTCTCAACGGCGATTCTAGTAGGGAAAACTTCAAGAATAAAGTTCCCGTCGTGAATTATGAGGATATCAAGCCTTGTATCGAGCGAATTGCCAATGGAGAGCCTTCATCCATCATTTCAGCTCAACCAATAACTGAGCTCCTCACAAG CTCGGGTACTTCAGGAGGACAGCCAAAAATGATGCCTTCGACTGCTGAAGAATTGGAAAGAAAGACATTCTTTTATAACCTCCTTGTGCCTATAATGAACAA gtaTGTTGATGGCTTGGACCAGGGAAAAGGAATGTATCTTCTGTTTACCAAACCCGAAATTAGCACCCCTTCGGGCTTGACGGCAAGACCTGTTCTAACAAGCTACTACAAGAGCAGCAACTTCAGAAACCGTGCTTTCAATCGATATAACGTTTATACAAGCCCTGATGAGACCATCTTGTGTCCTGATAGCAAGCAGAGCATGTACTGCCAGTTGCTATGTGGCTTAGTACAGCGCGAAGAGGTTCTGAGAGTTGGTGCAGTTTTTGCATCAGCTTTCCTGCGCGCTATCAAATTTTTGGAGGAATATCGGAAAGAATTATGCTCCAATATAAGAACAGGTCGTCTCAGTGATTGGATCACTGACTCCAATTGCAGAAATGCCGTCTCGTCATTTCTGAGCAAACCCAATTCAGAATTGGCTGATTTAATCGAGGTTGAATGTAGCGGCAAATCTTGCGAAGGGATAATTAAGAAGCTTTGGCCGAGAACAAAGTACATTGAAGTTATTGTTACAGGTTCTATGGCACAATACATTCCAACCCTTGAATTCTACAGCGGCGGGCTCCCATTAGTTTCAACAATGTATGGCTCTTCTGAATGTTACTTGGGAATCAACTTCAAACCACTAAGCAACCCTTATGATGTCTCTTACACCCTCATTCCAAATATGGCTTACTTTGAATTCTTGCCGGTTGATAAAGACAACAAAAAAGTGATACAGGATGTCCAGTGCAATGGTGCTCCCGATCATAATGGCAAACAAGAGGAGGATGGCAAGGAAAAGGACGTTGAAGCTGTTGATCTTGTGGACGTCAAGCTTGGTCACTACTATGAACTAGTTGTCACCACTTTTACAG GATTGTATAGGTATAGAGTTGGAGACATTCTTATGGTAACTGGCTTCTACAATAATGCTCCTCAATTTCGTTTTGTGCACCGGCGAAATGTGGTTTTAAGTATCGATACTGACAAGACCAATGAAGAAGACCTCTTAAAGGCGGTGACACAAGCTAAAGCCCTCCTCGACCCACACGGTTTGCTTCTAACGGAGTACACGAGCTTCGCTGACACTTCCTCGATCCCAGGTCATTATGTGCTATTTTGGGAACTTAAGGCGCAAGGAACTAATGATCTGCCGGAGCTTGATCCAATTACAATGGAAAAGTGCTGCTCCACTGTTGAAGAATCGCTCGATTCTATTTATAGAAGGTGTAGGAAGAAAGACAAATCAATTGGACCACTGGAAATAAGAGTGGTGACACATGGAACGTTCGATGCACTCATGGATTTTTGTGTATCTCAAGGGTCATCAGTTAACCAGTACAAGACACCAAGATGCATTAAATCCGAGGAGTCCTTCAAGATTTTGGATTCCAGGGTGGTGGGAAGATTTTTCAGCAAGAAAACTCCTTTCTGGGAGCCGTTCAGAATTGAAACTAATTTGTGA